The Rattus rattus isolate New Zealand chromosome 1, Rrattus_CSIRO_v1, whole genome shotgun sequence genome includes a region encoding these proteins:
- the LOC116906824 gene encoding olfactory receptor 1078-like: MEPRNNTRILEFILLGFSQDPNLQPVIYGLFLSMYLITVVGNLLIMLTIISDANLHTPMYFFLSNLSFVDICFTSTTVPKMLMNIQRERKSISYAGCITQMYFFLIFVELDNFLLAVMAYDRYVAICHPLHYTSIMNCRLCGFLVLICWTVSVLHALLQSMMVLRLAFCTDLEIPHFFCELNQVAQLTCSDTFLNDVIMYFALVLLAVVPLLGILYSYSKIVSSIRAISTVQGKYKAFSTCASHLSVVSLFYCTGLGVYLSSAVSHSSQASATASVMYTVVTPMLNPFIYSLRNKDVKGALKRLLGVKL, translated from the coding sequence ATGGAGCCAAGAAACAATACACGGATTTTAGAATTCATTCTATTGGGATTTTCACAGGATCCAAACCTGCAGCCTGTTATATATGGCCTTTTCCTCTCCATGTACTTGATCACTGTAGTTGGAAACTTGCTCATTATGCTCACTATCATCTCAGATGCCAACttacacacacccatgtacttctttctctctAACCTGTCATTTGTGGATATCTGCTTTACTTCCACCACTGTTCCAAAGATGCTCATGaacatccagagagagagaaaatccatTAGCTATGCAGGCTGCATCACCCAGATGtacttttttctgatttttgtggAACTGGACAACTTCCTCCTGGCTgtcatggcctatgaccgttatGTGGCCATCTGTCATCCACTGCATTACACCAGCATCATGAACTGCAGACTCTGTGGATTTCTGGTTCTTATATGCTGGACTGTGAGTGTTCTGCACGCCTTGTTACAAAGCATGATGGTGCTGCGGCTGGCCTTCTGTACAGACTTGGAAATCCCGCACTTCTTTTGTGAATTGAATCAGGTGGCACAGCTGACCTGTTCTGACACCTTCCTCAATGATGTGATCATGTATTTTGCACTTGTGCTGTTGGCCGTTGTTCCTCTGCTTGGCATTCTTTACTCTTACTCCAAGATAGTGTCCTCCATACGTGCGATCTCCACAGTGCAGGGGAAGTACAAAGCATTTTCCACCTGTGCATCTCACCTCTCCGTTGTCTCCTTATTTTACTGCACAGGTCTAGGGGTGTACCTCAGTTCTGCAGTCAGCCACAGCTCACAGGCAAGTGCAACGGCCTCTGTGATGTACACAGTGGTCACTCCCATGCTAAAccccttcatctacagcctgaggaataaAGATGTAAAAGGAGCCCTGAAGAGGCTCTTAGGGGTAAAACTATGA
- the LOC116906832 gene encoding olfactory receptor 1078: MDSSNRTRVSEFLLLGFVENKDLQPLIYGLFLSMYLVTVIGNISIILAIISGPCLHTPMYFFLSNLSFVDICFISTTVPKMLVNIQTQNNVITYAGCITQIYFFLLFVELDNFLLTIMAYDRYVAICHPMHYTVIMNHKLCGFLVLVSWIVSVLHALFQSLMMLALPFCTHLEIPHYFCEPNQVLQLTCSDAFLNDLVIYFTLVLLAAVPLAGIFYSYFKIVSSICAISSVHGKYKAFSTCASHLSVVSLFYCTGLGVYLSSAANHSSQASATASVMYTVVTPMVNPFIYSLRNKDVKSALKKLFVRKL; the protein is encoded by the coding sequence ATGGACTCAAGCAACAGGACAAGAGTCTCAGAATTTCTTCTTCTTGGATTTGTAGAAAACAAAGACCTGCAACCCCTTATTTATGGTCTTTTTCTCTCTATGTACCTGGTTACTGTCATTGGAAACATATCCATTATCTTGGCCATCATTTCAGGTCCCTGTCTGCACacccccatgtatttcttcctctctaaCCTGTCCTTTGTGGACATCTGTTTCATTTCAACCACTGTTCCAAAGATGTTAGTGAACATCCAGACCCAAAACAACGTCATCACCTATGCAGGATGCATTACCCAGATATactttttcttgctctttgtaGAATTGGACAACTTCTTGCTGACTAtcatggcctatgaccgttatGTGGCCATCTGTCACCCCATGCACTACACAGTTATCATGAACCACAAGCTCTGTGGATTTCTGGTTCTGGTATCTTGGATTGTAAGTGTTCTGCATGCCTTGTTTCAAAGCTTGATGATGTTGGCGCTGCCCTTCTGCACACACCTGGAAATCCCACACTACTTCTGTGAACCTAATCAGGTGCTTCAACTCACCTGTTCTGATGCATTTCTTAATGATCTGGTGATATACTTTACACTTGTGCTGCTGGCTGCTGTTCCTCTTGCTGGCATCTTCTATTCTTACTTCAAGATAGTGTCCTCCATATGTGCCATATCATCAGTTCATGGGAAGTACAAAGCATTCTCCACCTGTGCATCTCACCTTTCAGTCGTGTCTTTATTTTACTGCACAGGGCTAGGAGTGTACCTCAGTTCTGCTGCAAACCACAGCTCACAGGCAAGTGCTACAGCCTCAGTCATGTACACTGTAGTTACCCCTATGGTGAATCCTTTTATCTATAGTCTTAGGAATAAAGATGTTAAGAGTGCCCTGAAAAAACTCTTTGTGAGGAAGTTATAG